GGTGGCGGACGAGGAGGTAAAGGATCAATTGAAAGGCCTCGAGCGGCGAGCGCTCGACCGTAGCTCACCTGAGCGGCGCCCCCCTTCTTCTCAAGGAGCACGTGGTGGTCTGCTGCTTGCACAGCAACATCCTGGACGTCTACCTGAAGGACGTCTTCGACGGCCTCGACGACGGGCATCCCAGAATGCACCAGCTGCACTCGGACCTCAGCAGAGCCGGCCAAGACCTCAAAGAGCACGGATGCGTGAGTGGGGTGCTTTGACTTTGGAAaattgagtgtttgtgtgtgccaaattgagtgtttgtgtgtgcgtgcgtgctcttCGGACTTTTTGAGCTCTTGCGTGCCCTTTTCAGAACGCGCCGCACTACCGAGACCACCGGCACGTGGTGCAGTTCCGCGACAAGCTGGCCCAGGTAGGCTGTGCACGCGTTGAAAATGGAAACTAGAACAAGCCGCTCAGTCATTGGTGTGCAGTTGCGGAGGCACGAAAATGTCCTCGGCAGCAGAAGGCTCCGAGCGCCCGATGACTTGGTGTGAATTTCCATTCGTCTGTAGATGGACAGCAGTCGTGGCCTGAAAAAGGCCTTGAGCGAGGTGAACATTCTCTTCACCTATCTACATGACAACTGCGTGAGCGCCGCCCGCTGACGCACACAAGCAACTACCACCACTATGACTACTTTATTTATTGGCTTATTTAATCGTTGGCCTTGCTATTTATGTGGTTGTTACCATGGAGACGTGTTACAGTACTGACATTTCAAATAAACTTGCTtctttcaacaacaacaaacagaaATATTTTATTGGCCAAGATGGCGGGGTGctacgtgcgcgcgcgcgcgcgggcgagggagagagagagagagagagagagatacgcTTGTCACACACCTGAGACGCTTTTACAAACGTTACGCGCTTACGCTATGTTGTCAAATACTGCATGTTACAAGTTGGCGAATTCATTCTCATGACGTCACTGTCACTCGGCCGCGACCTCGTCTACCTGCCGGTTGATGCGATTCGAAACACCGGCGGGCGGGTGGTTGAAGCCACGCTGCATGGCAGCACAATTTCACGACGCCTCTGATGCGTACACATGAATTCATCTGCATgcaggtaaacacacacacacacacacacacacacacacgcaaggtcACATGATGTTTGTGCGTCCAGATGCCTTGTCGTCCATCTGCCAAAAAGGAAACCCGAGTCAAAGTTATCACATTGAATTCAACGATAGGCTTCCGTGTTTGGTGCGTAAAAGCGGCTCGGAGTTGCCTCCTCGTCCAACTTGGGCTCGTCCAACCACATTGTAAAAGGCAGACTTCCGGTGCTCACAGTCAAGGGCAGTTTTTGGCCTCCCTCGCGCATTTATGCAGCGCGGGTGCGGATGGAATTCATGGAGCGACCGACTCGTTGATGGACTGACTGACTATCTGAGAGCaaaggaaatggaaaaaaaaaggcgtcACAAAAACTTTGAGTGGAAACAAAGTTGGCGTTGCGGCCGCTGAAAGTAGCCCTACTGGCCTCTTTAGCGGCGGCCGCTGAAAGTAGCCCTACTTAGCGGCCACACGCACCCACACGCCAATAGCTAGCTTCACTCGTTACGCACTGCTACCTAGCAGCTTAGCATAGCTGCACTTGGACCTCTCTGTCACAAAAGAGTCAGTCACGTCTGTGAGGGTTCTTTGCACGACCACACGCCCTGGTGGGTCAAGGTGGCCTTATGAAAATGTTTGGAACCACACAATCCTCGAGAAAGCAAGTGTCAACCACGCACACACGTCATCCCGGTGCTGAGGCTTCTGCGAAAACTCATGACAACCGCAGTGACCCGGCCGGGAATGTCCTCGCCAAGATGGAGGTGAGCGGAAGTTCCTTCAAGGaaggccgtgtgtgtgtgtgtgcgtgcgtgcaaatgcgcgcgcgtgtgcgtgcaaaTGCACGCACGCATGGGTGTTTCTGAGTAGCAGCAAAGTTCAGAGGAAGATTCTGGTGTTTGCTACCGAGCGGCCACAGACCACAATGAAAGAAAAGACGCGTATAAAAGATGCGAGCGGCGGGCGCTCAGCCAATTGACCTGAAAAAGCGTCGCCATCGCTCAGCATTTGTCACTCGTCTCACGGCGCCCTCCTGTCGTCTCGTCTCGTCTCCGGTCACTccgtccgccgccgccgccatgtcGCCGCCGAGCCGCTTGTGTCTTCTGCTCCTGCTGGGTTCCCTGGTGCTAGGCGCCAGTCACTCGGACCCGTATCCGGAACTGAGAAAAATCCTGGAGGAGATCTCCAAAGATGTGGTGAGCTGATGGCAGGGATCGAGCCACTTGATTGTCGTTACTTGTCGCGTTTTGCCTCCGTCCTTTTGTAGTGTGCTGTCTATACCGTTGTATTGTGATGTGGTGGTGTGCGTTGCTTGTGCTCTGGAATGCCCatttcttggggggggggggggggggggctttcagCTTCATCACTTTGAGCATATGTTTGTGTTTCAGGATCTGAAGAGCGTAAACATCAGCACTCATCCTCCCTTCAAGAGCGTCATCAGGAGCATCAGAGCGTGTCAGGTAGGAAGAGAAAGGCAGAGGCCCAAATGGTCGGTCCTCGGCAGCAGCGCTGACGGACGGACGCCTTCGGTCCCCGCAGAACCGAGAGGAAGTCAAGCTGGTGGAGGCCACGTTGCGCGTGTATACGCGCATCGCGGAGAGCATCCAGCGCAACGCCACCCTGCTGAAGGTAGCGCCCGACCAGGAGCGGCTCAGGCGCAACGTCGGCCAGCTGACGAGCAGATTGCGCCGCCTGAGCGCCACCCTGGCCCGACGCCACTGCCCCAACACCACAAACGTCCTGCATCAGCTCACGCAGCTCCAGGTTAGCGCCGCGCGGCtccgttggaaaaaaaaaaacattccattgCTACTTGAATTGTTgattgaaaaaagaaatcaagtgtaatgacaacattgaaaacTATACGCCAAGTGTAAAAGAGTCACGTGTGAATCGAACCCTGTGTGTGCAGGTGGACGACGTGACGTTCCAGAAGAGAGCGCTCTCTCAGTTTCTGGAGGTGTACAACATGGCGACTGTCATTGGCTCTCACACTTTGGCCTCACCCACCGACGCCTCGCCGTGAatgcgttttttttccaaatcattcttctaatttattccattatttAATTCCCTCCTGTACCTTAATTTATTCTCTTTAGCGGAAGAAGCAGACCTTTTTGAACCTGTCATCAATACATTTGTCGTCTTGATTGAAATGACCATAATAAAAGCACAAAGTTCACATTTGAAGTTTCCTGAAAAGTGACGACTTTCTCGTTTCTCCATTCCTCACGCTTTCACTCCGTGGCGATGGCACCTTAACCTttcaggccaggccaggccaggccagggacTTTTTGCCTCTGCTCAGTGCTGCGTAATGCTGCGGGggcttttctctctttcttccgaGCCTTTATTGGAATTGACGTTGGCTGTCAAAAATCAACTCGGAAGCTCCGTCCGTTGCCAGACACGGTGGTTAGTTGCAGTTCACCGAAATAGCAGCGGGTGCTATGCAAAGTGACACGCAACTGCTCAAAGTGACACGCAACTGCTCAAAGTGAATCCTAGCAGTAAAAGAAATTCAAGAGAAGTTCCTCTAAACCTCATCGTGGCTtccgcgcgcgcacacacccacacgcatTGCCCgggacccccccccacccccaccttgTCCTTCTCTGAATTTTGGTGATTTAAAGGAAACCGTCaaccacattttcacacttaaaTCATCACCGCTCGCACACGTGTACGCGTCTCTTCTCTTAAATGCGAAACATCGTCGACGCTTCTTCACATCAGcagcgtcgccgccgccgccgggacCGAGTCAGGGCCCGTCTCAGGAATCGCACGTGTGCGGCACGCACGCGCTGGAGTGGACTCCGGTTGACCATGGTTACCGCGGCGAGAGGGATGCTCGGAATGTGCGcctacctgtgtgtgtgtggcgtcaTGACCTCTCATGTGCCTTCGAGGATGACCACGACCATTCAGAACCTACTGCAGCTTTATGTGAggatgcgcacgcacgcacgcacgcacactactTGGGCTTGTTGGATTGATTTTCCCCGTGTATTTGTGTTTGCAGAAGATTCCGCCCAAAGAACGTTTCAACGGCCTCCCCGTCTTCTCCAGAGAGCTGCTGAGCACTAAGATGGAGgtaaaaacatttcaattgcCTAGCTTAGCCTGTTTCAGCTTAGTGTAGCAGGTGACTTGCGTGTCACTAAACGCATCCCATAGGTCTGCTTGTGGGCTCAAGTGGTGGTACGTGTGgcgggtgcgtgcgtgcgtagcaATGCTGCCGCCGCCGGCTATTGTTGCCTCTGCCATTTCAATGCTTTTATTTGCTCATCGTTCTTGCTGATTTGATATATTTCTTGGTGCACGTTTGCTCCATACGGCGGCGCCGCCGACTATTAGTACGCATGTCGTCCATGTTGGTTTCGTCCTGGGAAAAAAGGCACAGAAGAGAACTTTGGGAAAATGATCACGGGTCGATGGCGATATGGAAGAAACGGGAGGCCATTGTTTCCAACTGTTGCCGCTCCCCCTTTCAGGCCAAGGAAATGCTGATGTCGGCGGTGCTACAGACGTACGAGAAGCTGTTGGGGCACATGCTGAAGGAGCCGCCCGGCCCTCCGGCGTCCGACTCGGGAGACGACGCCCGAGTCGGGCTGAACTACCTGCTGAAGTGCGTGCGGGATCTGCGCAAGTACAGGTATCAGGAGCAGGACAAAGTTCTCAGCGGCCTGAGCGAGCTCCAACACCTTCAGGTACAACTGCTTTTACAAACGCTACGTACGCTCTGTTTTCAAATAACTGCATGTTAAATAGTTGGTGAATTCATGACCGTTGCATTCAAAAGGTCATCAGGGGGTCTCGAAGTCCAGTCCTCtgacacctgattcaaatgatcagttcatcctcacattctgcaggagcctgatcattgaatcaggtgtgtttaacgagggaaacttggaaaacaatctccccccccccccgaggactggacttTGAGACCTCTGGATTAGATTGTGCCGtagaatacaaaaacaaaagcacgCGTGACCGCAGATGACGCTCCTCCCCATGGCTGCAATGTAActctgccccccaccccccccagatGGACAACTTGGTGGTCCAAAGCAAAGCATTGTGGGAGCTGCCCAGCCTGTACAAGGAGGCCAGTTCGTTGGCAGAGAGTGGCCGGGCGGGGACGCCCAATCGCCTGCGGACTCGAAGGCAAACGCGGCCGCTGTGGCGCCGCAGGCGAAAAGCGTGAGCTCATGGGATGCCTTCTCATTTCATCACATGAGACTATTtattcgcacgcacgcacacacattttgaTGATGCTATTTAAGCTTGATTTGTTCTTATTTATGAGCTATTTATTTGATGAGCACCTAATAAAGATGCTACAATTCTATTGGCTGCTGACACGTTTTCATTGAGCAAGAGAGTAAGCGCCATTTGGACTtctcagaagaagaagaaaacttcCATGGCCTTGGTGGGAATCATTTGGCTTCCTGGATACGCCTGGCAGGACGTGACGTAGGTAGGGGCAGTCGCAGGTCCAGAGAACAAGTAGGAATCAACACctgagtggcaaaaaaaaaaaaaacacccaccgCATCTCCAACGCTTCAGGTCATTGATGCGCCATTAATCATCTTACGTCAAGCTAAACTTGGTCAAAGCTCGGAAACAAGCGGCGGGGGCGACTGCAGCAGCCACGACAGTCAAACAAACCCATGACAACACGGAAAGAGAAACTGAGACTCAATGACTCTcgtcatcgtgtgtgtgtgtgcgtgtgcgcgcgcgcgtgtgtgtgtgtgtgtgtgagcgagtgAGAGCGAGCGTTTCGTTGTGAGTCAGCATCGGAAAAGGAAACAACTTGTTGCACATCTCAAAATGTGTCAGACGACGTGGAATATTGACTTGATTTGCATTCCTATTTGACATGTCGAAACGTCTCCGCCCAGACATTTAGTGGCAGTCACAAATGGAAATGTATTTCCGCCACAAGAAGATCTGGAAAAGATCACAATGCACACGCGTTTTTGTCCCCTTCTTCACGGAGTGAAACTAAAAAAGAGGGGGAATTCCACAAACACGTCACAGGTGACAAGCCAACGTCGACGCCATTTCCGCAATGCTCCGCTTTACCAAACCGTCTTTCTCTTGAAGTCTGTTGTTTCGTGTAATGTTCTGTTTGCAGATGCGTGCGTGCGCTTGTGTGCGTACCCGTTTTCACGAcacattgtgttgttgtttttgttgttttttcttgggAGCTTCAGGGGATGCTTTGGGAATAAttatcaatttgttttgtagtaatccgtgaagccctttgagactgcttgtgatttagggcgatataaatcaacttgacttgactttttgaTGGCGCTCGTTGTAGTGTACGTCGTATCGAGCGTTGTCACGTTGTGTTTTGCTGCCACCTGGTGGACACGATTGCGCACAAGCTCGATCGCTGCGTCTGTATAGGGTCCAGTTAATCGTCACACACTCGACTTTTCTTGATGACCAGTACGTATTGCGTTTTTACATTTCTTCCCGAATGAATATATTTCTGTACTCAGTTTGAAACTGTTGTTTGTAATgcattgaagaagaaaaaaaaaaacacagaagaaGAACGGATCAGGAAACTGAAAAGAAGACCCGGAAGCGCCTGGTAATTAAACTTCAGGCGGCAAAAGACCGGAAGCGGTATCTTCAGAAGCTTCAACTCGTCAATTTGAAGGTACTTGTCCTTGTTAAGATCATTTTTGAAGCTCAAACCTTACAATGTTCGACGACTGGTCGGTTCTGAAGATGTTAAGCTAGCAAGCGTAAGTGAACGCACGTTATCTCCTCCTCATGTATCGTCTAGTCTTGAGCAAATAAGAAGGCTGACAAGTGTGGCCTTATGTTTACAGGTCAAATCATGAGTGAGGCTCATGTGTCGGCTAGGTCTTGCCAGCAGGGTGCTGCACTGATATAGTTGGACGCTAAATGGGAGCACCCGATTAGCGAAGGTGACgtcatttgggggggggggggggggaccgcCAGCTCGTCTTTTACGGTAAGTGCCAAATACATCTTGTACATATGAATGATGTGAATGAATGGACATGTCTTTATCACTACTTGTGCGCCGAAATGCTGTGAGTCAACATTTACATCATGTGTATTCAATTCCAATTATGACATTGACTTCAATGAATGGGCCAGAAGATCCGAACGTCAAACGATTTAGTAGCACAGTCATGAATGCGTGTTGCGCTCATAAGGTGACACTTGCTGGCAAATgtcatgattgattgattgattgatttaataTCACTGACTGCATCTTATTTCGGAAATGCCTCATCGTTCATTTATTTTGAATCCTATTCCAGATGAACGATCACTCTCGCTCTTAAAGAATGAACACCTTAGCTATTCTGCCCGGGTTGGTGACTGTTGATACTGGCAAGTAGCTGACGTTTGAAATGTGAAGCGAACGTGCACGTTCAATGTGCCTGAACAAGACGCTTGCACGCGTTCACGTGGACGCAAACACTCACCACGTGTGTGAGATGAAGACACTTGCCGAAAATAAAACCAACTCTGGCCTCACGCAAATTTGATAATTGTTATTTTTAGGAGGAAGGACAAAAAGAAGTGCCGCACCGCCCGTGTGAGTGCGCGTGTCAACGAGCCATGACAACAAAACCTGGCTGGTGACATTATTGGCTGTGAGTCGTTGCCAAGGCAACAAGAGGCTCCGTCAAATGCCACTCTGTCATGTGTTTGGCGACAATCCAGACGATTCAGTCATTATTTCACACGTGATTCATTGTAGTCAGTAAAGTTGTATTAATATTCATATTCCACCACAATAAAAGGTTACAAAGGCTcactagaaaaaaacaaacaaacaaacaaaccaatgtgtgcgtgcgtgtgtctgtagTGTACAGTGGATAGATACAGTACATTGTAAAACTGGCCACAGCATTTATTTCGCCGCACGACGTCAAACAGACGCGTCCAAACGCTACAGAAACACAGCACAGCTAACAGtagtgtccgtccgtccgtccgtcttacTAAGACAAGCTAGCCACATCAGCTCGCAGGTTAGCTGCAGGCAAAAGGCTAACAAGAGGTTAGCTGTACGTGACGGCTGCGACCTTTCACCAAACTCCACTTGCATCAGTCCTCTCTTTGAGCCACGAGCTCGCCGCTAAGGAATGCACTTTGGTAGAAtcaacccccaaaaaaatgcccTGGGTGTTTGTcatgtcgtcgtcgtcatcatcacagCTGAGCTTAGTTTGAGGTAGCCACAACGATGACGCTAATGCTAGTAGCTAGTTCCAGTGCTTGTGCTACTAGCGCTCTGTCGGCAGTGGGTCGTGAATAGAATAGAAAACAAACGTCAGTGGCAGTGCAGAGGCAAGTATTTGGATGCCGGCGGCTGATTGGCTAGTGTTAGTTGATGCTTTCCACAACAAAAGCGCTCATGCTAACTGCTGGCTCAAACGCTTGTTGATACTTGCTTCTAGCGCAGCGCAGCGGTTAGCCTTTAGACACCCGCAAGTCAAGTTAGCATGACCCggtcccaaaaaaaacaaacttatGCTAGCAACCAGTATAAGCGCTCATTAAAAGTCGCGCTTTATCAGCGGTTCTAACATGATTAGTACAAAAACAAACGTCAGTGCAGCATATCAGCTAGCTTTCTGTCGCTAGCGGTGGATTGGCTAGTGTTAGCTTAGCCCTGCCGTGTTTATCGTTGCCGACGAGTGACATCATCTGGCTGATTACATGTCTGCGCctagcctcgcctcgcctctccCAAGAGTAATAGAACGCATCGTGGCTCGGCGCCCGTctttgaaggcacaaaatgtttCGTCAACTCGGGTGGGGGGCGGCTGGGGGAACAATGGCAAACGGGTAGTGTGTTCTTGCGTTGGCTCGACCGTGAGCCACGTCGCTAACGTACGTCGTCGTGGGCAGCGTCGTGCCCCTGCCACTTGCGTTTTCAAataaacacgcgcacacattcAAGTATTTGCTGCACTTCCTGGTAGAAAAAACACGTCTAATAAATATTCATAAATAACATCAGGCCTCTCTGTGAGGCGTTCACTTGATGCGAGAGATTTGGCgcgggcacgcacgcacgcacacattggAGGATCGAAAATGGCTTCAAAGGGTTGACGCCCTCACAGTGTAACGCGCTGTTGACAGGGACTCTTCCCGATCAATGGTCATCTTTTGTTGTCGTTCAATTGGCAGTATGAGCAAAATGAAAGCATTGCATGCTTTTGAAGTCTGTCCTCTGATAGGAGTTAGCATGGCGCTGTCTCGCGATGCCAATTGCAGCCAAACAAGAAGCCTCTTTGAGCATGGCGCTAACTGAAAACAAAGCACTCGAGTCAACTTACTGATTTCTCTGCTAGCTAAGCCCGCTCATGGCTCCATGTAGCGTGCCACTTGGCACATTTTGTCCTCCGGAAGTAAACAAAGGGTTTTGGTGTCTTCGTTGTTCATCGATAATGGCCTTTCAGCACCCTTTGTGATGATTGTCTGCGGCACTCCACCGGAGGAGCCTGAACGGCGCCACCGCTGGGGACGCTGCCGTGTGTCCCGTGCCAACGCACCCCAGCCGGCCTCAACTCGAGCCGTTGGGGCGCGCTCACTTTCAGCTGAGCAGTTTGGGCAGCACTGTCCGCGGTTGGAGGTTCCCGTTGGCGTCGGTGATGGGCGCCAGGTTAGTCCTGGTTTTGGCCGAGGTGGCGGGGAGCTTGGAGATGGTGGTGGCGTCGGCGGGAGCGCGTTTGGACGCCGCCGTCTTGTCGGCGGGTGGTTTGGGGAGTCGCCTCCTCAGCCAGGGGTGGCGCAGCGCCTGGCTGGGCGTCATCCTAACGGCAGGGTCCCACTCCAGACACTGTTTGAGGAAGTCCAGGAAGAGCGCGTCGTCACAGCCCTTCAGCGCCACGCTCCAGTCCTTGCTGCGGGGCGGACCTCGCAGCTTCCCGCGCCGCGAGCGTCCGCCGTTGAGCGCCGCCGTGCCGTCGGGCAGCGCGCTGACGGCGCAGTAGCGCGGGTAGCCTTTGGACGACACAAAGTTCTTGGCCCGCTTGGAGGCGTCCAGGAGCTTTTGGCCCGGCATGCCCAGTAGCTCGATGATGCAGGCCAGCTGGTCGCCTTCGTCCTCGCCCGGAAGCAGCGGACATCCCGTCAGGAGCTCGGCCAGGATGCAGCCCAGGGACCACATGTCGATGGGCATCCCGTACCTGGAACCTGCAACCAACGAGCCTTCCTTCCGTCAGCGGCCGGCCCGGCTTTTCACGCCAGGGCTCCTTTGGTTAGCGGCGACGTCTTACCTAGGATGACCTCCGGCGCCCGGTAGAACCTGGACTGGATGTAGGTGTAAACTCTCTGATGTTCATAACAGCTGGAGCCAAAATCGATGACCTGGTGAACCCAGAAGCACTCGTTACCTCGAGGACATTGACTTGAATTGGGTATGGGTGCGACTCGTGTCACCTTGATCCCGCTGCGCCCCTGCTGCTTGAGCAAGATGTTCTCGGGCTTGAGGTcgcagtggatgatgcg
This is a stretch of genomic DNA from Syngnathus typhle isolate RoL2023-S1 ecotype Sweden linkage group LG21, RoL_Styp_1.0, whole genome shotgun sequence. It encodes these proteins:
- the LOC133145255 gene encoding uncharacterized protein LOC133145255, translating into MRRVRWAHINHLLLSWPTLVLIFGSIMKAVGIAALVSLRLLGVLALLLIGCVRRGEAGPVIRPLSPVLRSPNTYRAAEEVSLHAQRSETEEESNVRLNVPVADEEEHVVVCCLHSNILDVYLKDVFDGLDDGHPRMHQLHSDLSRAGQDLKEHGCNAPHYRDHRHVVQFRDKLAQMDSSRGLKKALSEVNILFTYLHDNCVSAAR
- the LOC133145254 gene encoding uncharacterized protein LOC133145254 isoform X2, which produces MRTHEFICMQDLKSVNISTHPPFKSVIRSIRACQNREEVKLVEATLRVYTRIAESIQRNATLLKVAPDQERLRRNVGQLTSRLRRLSATLARRHCPNTTNVLHQLTQLQVDDVTFQKRALSQFLEVYNMATVIGSHTLASPTDASP
- the LOC133145254 gene encoding uncharacterized protein LOC133145254 isoform X1, producing MRAAGAQPIDLKKRRHRSAFVTRLTAPSCRLVSSPVTPSAAAAMSPPSRLCLLLLLGSLVLGASHSDPYPELRKILEEISKDVDLKSVNISTHPPFKSVIRSIRACQNREEVKLVEATLRVYTRIAESIQRNATLLKVAPDQERLRRNVGQLTSRLRRLSATLARRHCPNTTNVLHQLTQLQVDDVTFQKRALSQFLEVYNMATVIGSHTLASPTDASP
- the ifng1 gene encoding interferon gamma 1, yielding MRNIVDASSHQQRRRRRRDRVRARLRNRTCAARTRWSGLRLTMVTAARGMLGMCAYLCVCGVMTSHVPSRMTTTIQNLLQLYKIPPKERFNGLPVFSRELLSTKMEAKEMLMSAVLQTYEKLLGHMLKEPPGPPASDSGDDARVGLNYLLKCVRDLRKYRYQEQDKVLSGLSELQHLQMDNLVVQSKALWELPSLYKEASSLAESGRAGTPNRLRTRRQTRPLWRRRRKA
- the dyrk2 gene encoding dual specificity tyrosine-phosphorylation-regulated kinase 2 isoform X2; translation: MSEGVHVTQVLDNGGVKRPHQSGPQLNGLAPLAPSRPERPAADPDSARRPGAASHKPADVKAKPAASTPEQAMKQFMAKMSSFEHHEVFSYTEVYFVGPNAKKRPGVPGGANNCGYDDEQGSYIQIPHDQIAYRYEVLKVIGKGSFGQVVKAFDHKTQTHVALKMVRNEKRFHRQAAEEIRILEHLRKQDKDSGMNVIHMLENFTFRNHICMTFELLSMNLYELIKKNKFQGFSLPLVRKFAHSILQCLDSLHKNRIIHCDLKPENILLKQQGRSGIKVIDFGSSCYEHQRVYTYIQSRFYRAPEVILGSRYGMPIDMWSLGCILAELLTGCPLLPGEDEGDQLACIIELLGMPGQKLLDASKRAKNFVSSKGYPRYCAVSALPDGTAALNGGRSRRGKLRGPPRSKDWSVALKGCDDALFLDFLKQCLEWDPAVRMTPSQALRHPWLRRRLPKPPADKTAASKRAPADATTISKLPATSAKTRTNLAPITDANGNLQPRTVLPKLLS